The following nucleotide sequence is from Ktedonobacterales bacterium.
CGCAGCGGGTTGGTGTGGAGATAGCGACCAGAGGGAAACGACGGACGAGGGGGGGGACCACCGAGAATAGCCATCAAAGCACGCTCCTTTCGACGGTGTGAGCCAACGACTCACCCTGCCGAAACGGCCCCTGCCTGGCGCGGCCACAGACGCGCACCTCGCCTTCAGGGGAGCGCGAGTCCCTGCGCTCCCCCTCCACCGAGTGGCATCCCAGCCTGACCAGGAGCGGGGCCGTGGAGCGAACTACCAACTAAACGGAATAGCCAGTGATAGAATGCCCTAGCCCCAGTCCTGGTACGCCCAGTTCTGGGGGGAATGGCGCGGCGATGTTACTGACACTGCCGCGTCATGCCGTTCCAGCAGCACCTCAGCCCACCCACATGTGAACCGAGTAAGAAGAGTATACCTGCCTGGCTCTCCTCTGTCAAGCGGCGTAGGACCACTGGACCACCTGTAGCGCCGCCATCCCGGCGGCCACCGCTGCGTCAGCGCGAGCGTTCGCCCTCCAGGCCACCGTCCCCAGCGACCACTGGTAGCGCCGCCTTCCAGGCGGCTCAACGCTGGCACTGGCGCACGCCTGGATCGGAGGGCAAACGCGCGCCAGCGCGCACGCTGCCCTGGCGCGCCCATTGGGCGGGGCCTCCACTGGTAGCGCCGCCTTCCAGGCGGCTCATCGCCGGGCTACCGGAACGGGCGCGCGCCAGGGCACACGCTCGCCCTGGCGCAGCGGTGGCCGCCAGGATGGCGGCGCTACAGGTGCAGATGCCGCGCCTATGCGGGTGGGGGGAGCCTGCACAGGCAGGCTTGGTGGGCGATAGCCCTCCAGGCGCGGCCTTCAGCCGCCAGCCTCCGTACTTTTAGATAGCCCAGGACCAGGGGGGTGAGCATGCGCCCCCGGCATCCTGGCCCATTTCTTGCACGCCTGATATTGTTGGCCTTCTATGCTTTAGAAGGGAGCAGAGAAGGAACGAGGCGGGCGCGCAACAGCAAACCAGCCACATACCCCGGATAGACGGGAAGGAGCATACTCATGCGGAAAAAAACGATCATGTGGTTGGTCTTGACTGCGCTCGTCCTGACGATTATCGGCATCGCCCTATTTGTCCCATCCATCGCCACCGTGACAAGCCATTGCACACCGGAACAAATCAATACCAACACCTGTTCTGTCAGCTTGCAGGGCGGGCAAGCGACAGGAGTCGTGATTGGGAGCATCCTCCTCCTGGCCTCCGGCATTATCTGGCTTGTGGCCTGGATTGGCGCGCTTATTCGCTCGGCCAAAATGCAGACCTGGGTCTGGTTCGTCATCGTTCTCCTCTTCAGCGGCCTGGGGACACTGATCTACGCCCTCTTCGGCCCAAAAGATCGGCCAGCCCCAACGATGTATCCACCCACTGGCTACCCACCTGCCGGATACCCACCTGCTGGCTATTCCCCACCCGGCTACCCGCCGCCGCCAGGAGCGCCGCCGCCCTACCCGCAGACGTAGCGGGGCATATCAGCACGCCAGCGGCGAGACCGACAAACATCAATCTCGCCGCTGGCGTGCTGTGGGAGAAAGCGCCTGGAGCCAGATGTTGCTAGAGCCACCAGCAAGCATCATCGTAATGGTGGGCTGTCTGCGCAGCAGACATCGCTTATCCTCTTTTCTTCTGAGGCTGGCGATTCACCACCCGCGCCTACGCGACCTGCTCCAACTTTCCGGTATGGACATCGTAGATCAGGCCGTAGACCGGAATCTCATCAGGAATCAAGGGAGACGCCTTGAACGCCGCCACATCGGTGCGCACACTGGCGGCCAGATCGCTAAAGGGCAAGAAATCAATCCGCGTCGCGGCATCATGGGCGGCTGCCCCCAATTCGCCTTGAATGCGTGCGCGGATTTGCTCGTTGTTGAAGGTCAGCATGCCACAATCTACGTGGTGAATGACCAGAATCGCCTCCGTACCCAGCAGCCGCTGCGAGATCGCCAGCGAGCGAATGGCATCCTCAGTGGCGCGCCCACCCGCGTTGCGAATCACATGCGCATCGCCCAGGCGCAGGCCCAGGAAGGAGAGCGGTTCAACGCGCGCATCCATACAGGTGACAACGGCCAGCTTGCGCGCGGGCGGCATCGCCAGGCTCCCCTGGGTGAAGCCGCTGGCATGCTGCTGATTGGCCTGTAATAGTTCGTTCAGAGAGATTCCCATAGGTCCCCTTTCGGTATCAGGCACATCCGACAATCAAACCGACAAGGAGATAGTACAGTAAATTGATCAACAATATCAAGATTACGCGCTGCCAGTTTTGCACCACTGGCGCACCGGGCAGCGCGCGCAGAGAGGGACCGATGGCAGGCAAAGCGCCCGGCCATGCTGCACCATCAGGCGATTGATGGTCAGCCAGTAGGGGGCTGGCAAGATGCGTGCCAGAGCTAGCTCGGTCTGGTCGGGGGTTTTCGTCTGGAACCAGCCTAGACGGTTGCTAATGC
It contains:
- a CDS encoding carbonic anhydrase — its product is MGISLNELLQANQQHASGFTQGSLAMPPARKLAVVTCMDARVEPLSFLGLRLGDAHVIRNAGGRATEDAIRSLAISQRLLGTEAILVIHHVDCGMLTFNNEQIRARIQGELGAAAHDAATRIDFLPFSDLAASVRTDVAAFKASPLIPDEIPVYGLIYDVHTGKLEQVA